The Raphanus sativus cultivar WK10039 chromosome 6, ASM80110v3, whole genome shotgun sequence sequence TCTTACTGTAAACAACCAATTTAGGACAAAACTTGTAGATAAGAGCAAAAAAAATGACTCTTGACATCTTCTAATCTAATTTTTATCCCTGAAATCTTGTTTGACCATAACAGGTAATCAAGTAACTAAGTATTTGCTTTTAACAGTCGATATTAGTTAGTTTCTGTTGTGAGCATTCCATGTTTATTTAAACCCTTTCATCCTCCCAATGTTCCATCATCCACAAGAAACAAAGTTCATCTGCCAGTTTCATACTCtcttctattaattaatttcattTTCTTGCAATCATGGTGAAGACAATGAATTCCTCTGGAATAGAAAAAGGTGTTGTCAGTGAAGAAGTAGAGCCACCAAGGGGGAATAGAAGCCGGTTTGCTTTTGCTTGTGCAATCTTAGCCTCCATGACTTCAATCATCCTTGGTTACGGTACAATTTAATTCTAACAATCCATGTCATAGTAGGTTTCTGTAACCACCCTTACATATCTATGGATGTTGCAGACATTGGAGTGATGAGTGGAGCTGCGATTTTTATAAAAGATGATTTGAAACTGTCCGACGTACAGCTTGAGATCCTTATGGGAATTTTAAACATCTACTCTCTGGTAGGTTCAGGCGCCGCCGGTAGAACTTCTGATTGGATCGGGAGACGATACACCATAGTTTTGGCAGGAGCCTTCTTCTTTTGTGGTGCCCTTCTCATGGGGTTTGCCACAAATTATCCTTTCATTATGGTTGGCCGTTTTGTAGCTGGTATTGGTGTCGGTTATGCTATGATGATTGCGCCAGTTTACACCGCTGAAGTTGCTCCTGCTTCTTCTCGTGGTTTTCTCAGCTCTTTCCCTGAGGTCTAAAATTTGacctttctatttttattattattatattttttttaaaccaatagCTACACTACTTTGAAgctttctaattttaaatatgatgaaCTGCACACTgtaaatgaaatttataatgATATGTTGTGTTGTATGTAGATATTTATCAACATTGGTATACTTTTGGGGTACGTATCGAACTACTTTTTCTCCAAGCTTCCAGAACATCTTGGATGGAGGCTCATGTTAGGTATCGGAGCGATTCCTGCGGTGTGCCTAGCCATTGGAGTGTTGGCGATGCCTGAGTCTCCGAGATGGCTCGTCCTCCAGGGTCGTCTTGGAAATGCTTTTAAAGTTCTTGACAAAATCTCAAACACCAAAGAAGAAGCCATCTCTAGGCTCAATGACATCAAACGGGCTGCCGGAATTCCCGAGGACATGACAGACGATGTTATAGTTGTTCCCAACAGAAAGAGTGCAGGAAAAGGTGTGTGGAAGGATCTTATTGTCCGACCAACCCCTGCTGTCCGACATATCCTAATAGCATGTCTTGGTATCCATTTCTCTCAGCAAGCCTCCGGGATTGATGCGGTCGTCCTTTACTCTCCTACCATCTTCCTAAAGGCTGGACTGAAATCCAAGAATGACCAGCTATTGGCAACTGTCGCTGTTGGAGTTGTCAAAACACTCTTTATCGTTGTAGGGACTTGCGTGGTCGACCGGTTTGGACGTCGTGCCTTGTTGCTCACGAGTATGGGGGGAATGTTTCTTTCCTTGAGCGCGCTTGGGACTAGTCTTACAGTCATCGACAGAAACCCAGGACAGACCATCAAGTGGGCTATTGGGCTTAGCGTTACGACGGTAATGACGTTTGTAGCAACATTCTCAATAGGTGCAGGACCAGTGACGTGGGTCTACTGCTCAGAGATATTCCCTGTGAGGCTAAGAGCTCAAGGGGCAAGTTTGGGAGTGATGTTGAATAGATTGATGAGTGGTATTATCGGAATGACATTCCTATCGCTTTCTAAAGGTCTAACCATTGGTGGTGCATTCCTTCTCTTTGCTGGAGTTGCTGCCGCTGCATGGACCTTCTTCTTTACTTTCCTTCCAGAGACACGAGGTATGCCTTTGGAAGAGATGGAGAGTCTTTTCGGGAGCTACACtgcaaacaagaagaagaatgttACGAAGGAAGGTAAAGAAGTGGTTGAGGAACACtgataaaaataatgaaatatgtTGTTGTGAATATTGGGtcaatttttcttaaaatgaaaataatattggGGATGTGCCacatatttaaatacaaaactaatTAACATGTGTAAATAATTTAATGTATTCATTTAGCTCAACTTGTTAACTAAgaacaattttattttcttaagaatgTGAGTTCAAACCCAACTGCTgctatttttttgtaacaacaaGCACATATACAAAGATATAGCCATCACGCAACTACAAGAAATCAGTGGAATGTTTACTGAATTTTTTGTAGCTAGAATGAAATCACAGCACCAACGTTGACTGTGAATCGTCGCCAATTTGTAGCCAGCTCGCAACGGATTCATGACAACAATGGTCGTAGCTAATTGCAATGACATGGCTACAGATTTTATTCAAATGCTGGATTTGAATATATAAACGAACAaagctttatttttttaatatacaaattaattgattttaaatattatattataataaatctgAAATTATCAAACATAAATGTCGATTTTAAACTTCTAGTACACACACAAGAAGCTAAACTTATAAGtactgaaaaataaaaacataacaaatgATCAAGCTGTGGCAAGAAGCATCAAactctttgtttgtttgttggtgGCTATATTTAGATTCTCTGCTTGTTGGTTATGGGAGGCTCGGATGGAAAAGAGTATGTAGTAGCCACTTCAGTTGGTGATGTTTCTGTTGGGGATTCTGAGATGTATTAGGTGGTTGCTTAGCTTCTCGTATTCGTGGTACTGTGACACATCTAGCTTCGAATAAATCAGTCAGTTTCTTGCTCATCACGATGAAAGCTCTGGTCAAATTGATCAAATCTCGCTGCAAAAGAGcctgaaaaggaaaaaaaaatgactGGTAATTCAATGGGATCATAATTCTGTATTTGTGTTGTTCCAAGTTCAAACAATTTACCTTTATATGGGTTGTCTATCTTCAAAAAACCTGATAAAATTGAGACCAAACTACTAAACAATAACAATTGAGCATATGAGTCATGTAGTGCcattacaaaataaatagttaCTCTTATTTACTAGTAAGTATAAAAACCAAAGCAACAAAGctagaaacaaaattttaaaacaataccGAGTAAAAAAACTAATCTCCCATACGTGGTCTGATTGAATTTTATGAAACTCAATCTTCGTGGTCAATGTTGGAGAAGTGTGGTGAAATAACAATGACTCACTTCTGTAGCAATTTTCTTTGCACCTTTGACTACAAATGTGCCAGCATTTTTATTGTCAACTAGGATCGGACCCACGAGCCCACGCGAgtgttttctttaattatatatgttttaaacattataaaatggctatattttcatgttttaaataGGCATGCGATTTTTGTCTGAACCGATCAATCCTAACTGAACCAAATCGAAATTTTCAGTTCGATTATGGTTTTGATTTCGGTTTTATCCGTAATGGTTTTAAAAATTGGTTCAGTTATCGGCAAGGTTcggttttttattttatttttgtgaaaaatgtagaaaaaccaaaaataaccaaaaagtATCcgaaaaccgaaccaaattgaAATGGAAAACCagaataaaaccaaatttaatcGAAAAAATGACCAAACATAtccaatttatttttggaaaattttactgaatttaacaaaaaaccaaaaaaaattggttattttggaaaaaaatgaaaaccgAAAATAAATGATAACAGAACCGAATCgaaatttaatttgattaatcgcggaatcaattttcaaaatgtTGTTTAACCAAAGACTGACGGTTCGATCCTGTTCGGTTTCGGAAAACCGAATCCGCAAGGATAGTTTTAAACATGAAATCAAACGTCCTCAACTTGGAATTATTTAGCTATTGGAATTATTTAGCTATTGGAATTATTTTCCAATGAgatggttgtttttttttcaactgtGTGTGTTCCTTGCTCTTTCTTTGAcaaataaaacactaaaatgcagcatatttgtgttttaaatatACCTTTTATTACATTAAATCTAGATATggttatttaaatttgaaatttgtatataaatatcaaaatttatttttattatattcgaagatatattatttagaactattatatatgatttaaagcaatattatttgaaaacagaATGATAAAGTTATACAATTATGTGGTTATAGGTTTGTACAATTGTTTTTAGTTTAGTGGAAGGAACACATAATCAATTTGATTCTGGTTAAGTCTGTCCATTAATTCCGATGGTTTTGTAAAGTTATAAAAGGAAGGGTTATAATAATCTCAGTGGCATTAGattgtaattatttaggaaaattcagggtcaaattttatttgtacaGTAAGAACAGACTAAACAAGATTTTTCTGGGTTGAATATCTCTTCATCAGAAATCGCATTAGCTCTAGTGCTCTCAGGGTGTTTCGTGTAGTTAACAAAATACCTAtacagttgacaaaaaaaattacagacGCACCATTCGAGACGATATCTAAGTGCCACAAAAAAATGTACAAAATTGGAgactcaaagaaaaaaaaagaaatcagcATGCATATATTCAGCTTCGCGAACTTGGAACAACATAATAGTTTCCCAGACTTTACAGTCAACCAACTCATTGATTCAGCTTCACGAACTTCGAACTTGCATACAATTCAGACTTTGGTGTAAACCCATGATGtaaatttaatagaaaaaaataccTCTGAGCAAGGCTCGTCTAGTGGATGGGGATGGATGgcattttaaacaaaaataaaaaatacacgGTAGAATCAAGTTACCAAGTAGAACGGGTTTATCCAGACAAGGAAAAGCCTCCACTAGTGTTTGGACCCACAGTTGATTTACTCAAAGCCTACTGCTGGAAAGTTTGATGCCCACCAACGATTAAGCATTTTCTATGGAAATTGATGTCATGATGAATAGCAGTGAAAAAAATTTTACAAGCGGAAAGGCTAACATGGGATATATGTTGGGCTAGATGTGAAGCTTCAGAGGAATCGATAAACCATGTTATTTTCGAATGTCCTCTTGCACGTCAGGTTTGGGCTCTATCACATATACCATCCGATCCAGCTATTTTCCTCCACATGTTCTTTTTCACGAATATGAATCATATATTCTGGAGAGTTTACCTGAAAATGGATGATCATCAATTTGCATGGATTCAATGGTACATTTGGAAATGAAGGAACAACATGTTTTTCAGTGATCTGGACACGGATCCTAGGCAAACACTTAATTTTGCAGAAACCGAATCAGTGCTTTGGGCAGAAACACAAGCTCTAACCATACAGATGGCAACACGACAAGTAAAGTCCCCGAATTTACCGCAAATTCTAAGGCGTTGATGTTTTACAGATGGTTTTTGGAAGGATAATGAGTTTTTTTTGCAGGACAATGTTGGTATAGTACATTAGAAAGATTTGTTGGCTTAATGGGAGAAAGAACTGTCAGGGCTAGTGTTTCCCCTCTTCATTCAGAGGTGGAAGCGTTACTTTGAGCAATGGAATGTAAGAGGAATTTGCGTCAGTTTCAGGTCACGTTTGCAACATATTgctctcaattggtgaagatggtttccaaaccagaagaatggcctgCCTTTGCAAGTCATTTGGAAGACATCAAGACCCTACAAGAAAATTTTTCTCAGCtcggagatcattcatgtaccacgaacACAGAATTTGAAGACGGATAGTTTAGCACGAAGTGTTAGGAAACAATTGTCTTTTGTCGTTCACATAGATGCAAATGTACTAATCTGATTTACAAATTCGTATGAGTCTATTTATCTCGATAAAAATCAGCATGCATAAATCACCATAACACTAAAACAATGGATTAATCCAGCAGTTACTTAAATCCTGCCAGATAATCATACTATATTTAGTCGGATATGGAAGAAGATAGTAAATTTCAGAACTCCTTAAAATAGCACAATTGGTCATATCCCTAGAACCACAAAACTAAATGATCTCTATAGAATCAAATACACCACCAAAATAGAAATCAACGAATCGCgaaaaaaacataagtaaatGTAATTAACAATTTTGACCATTAACCTTCCAAATCTAGAGACATGCAGAACAAAATAATAATCCAAAAGGGTGATATAAAACCCcctaaaatgataaaaatggCTCACTGATAAGTtgaataaaatgaaacaaaactcTGAAAACCATCAATgagataaaagttaaaaacgagTCAAGCTTtatcgtaaatatcatatcatatcatcatatcatatagtttaacCAACGAATGTATCTAGCGACATATAAAATCGAATGTGGACctacttatttttcaattgaatgtaattgactacctaattgagtgacacctaagcatgatgtcttttttaattattacaaaattgaggttacaatttttcaaatgtttctcctttaatatataggggattgattgttttcttcaattttttagtttaatgttTTAAGTTGGTATTCAGAGAAAAGATCCATTAAATAAAGAAATTGAATCAAGAATAAACTGAAACTAACAAGTTATTAGAAACTTCAACTTCAGCGTATTTGGTTAAACAAACTAGTGGCTTAGCTTACAATCTGCTCATCAGTGTTACACTTGAGCCACGATGGATTTGGCGGAGACCACCTCCTCACCGGTTCTACTGTTGCTGGTCTTTCCACCACCATTTCTTTGACCTCTTCTCTGCATTTCCATTCCTTCACATCATCCCTGACCTTCTCCACTGTGCTGGAGCACTGTAGCCCTTACCCCTAAATATAAACTCATTTATGTTCTTCCAAAGTCTCCACAACAGCCATGGTACTAGTTCTTCTTCCACTTGTACTTTTAGGTACTTTTTATTCAAGACCCATTGGAAATTTGAGAAGAAAGAATCCGCCCAAATACCTGAAGGAGGAATGTGCACCTGCGCCACAGCCCAAATTAATCGAGCATACAGGCATTGCAAATAGAACGTGATTGACGCTCTAATCTGCTGCATCACATCTACTACATCTTTTTGACACTGGAAGAGCATTACTGAGACATCGCCACAGGAAATGTTGAATTTTTGGGCTGGTTTTGAGATTCCAGACTTGTTGATACAAACCATCTAAGTTGGGTTGTATTACTTCTTGCTTCTCCTTGTCCACCCCAACCACATTAATTTGGACTCAATAAGAAGATTTCACTGTACAGTGAACCGTTTTTGTGTATTCCCAAGTATAGGAGTCAGCACTATTACTTCCTGCTGGGTGTATTGCCTTTATATTTTCACAGACATCATCTGTGAACAGATTCTCCAGCAACTCCTGATTCCGCTCTCTTTAACTCTCATATCCTCTGAGACTCTCAAACCATTACTCCCTCCTCCTCATCTCATCCACAACACCCATGGTGGATAGTTCTTTTCCTATCCATCTTCCTGTCCAAATATTAGTCTCTGCTCCATTGCCTATAATTACCCTTACTCCTTGTTGGACTAAGCGTTAAGCCAAATGGATGCTTCTCCAAGCATAGGATGGACGCGATCCAAGAGAGGCATTGAGGGGATCTGAATCTCTGAAATATCTACTCTTAAAGATCTTGGTCATTAGAGAGTCCTTGTTCGTTAACATTCTCCACAGCTGCTTCCCCAATAAAGCTAGATTGAAAGCCTCCAAATCCTTGAACCCCAGACCTCTACATGCATTTGGCTTGCATAGACTTTCCCAACTCTTCCAATGCATTCCTTTAGATTCCATTCTATTCCTCCACCAAAAATCATGATCTTCTTACATATTTTTTGGGAATCAAGAAACACTCCTGGTTACACTCTCTTCCATGTCCACAAATCAACTCTTTAACTCTCATATCCTCCGAGACTCTCAAACCATTACTCCCCCCTCCCCATCTCACCGACCACACCATGGTGGCTGGTTCTTTTCCTATTCATCTTCCTGTCCAAATATTATTCTCTGCTCCATTGCCTATAATTACTCTTGCCCCTATTGGACTAAGCGTTGAGTCGCATGGATGCTTCTCCAAGCATAAGATGGACGTGATCCAAGAGGGGCATTGAGGGGATCTGAATCTCTGAAATATCTACTCTTAAAGATCTTGGTCATTAGAGAGTTATTGTTTGTTAACATTCTCCACAGCTGCTTCCCCAATAGAGCTAGATTGAAAGCCTCTAAATCCTTAAACCCCAGACCTCCACATGCATTTGGCTTACATAGACTTTCACAACTCTTCCAATGCCTTCCTTTAGATTCCATTCTATTCCTCCACCAAAAATCAGACATCAGCGACATGATCTGCATACATATTGTTTTGGGAATCAAGAAACATGACATTGTGTATGTGGGAAGCGCCATTGCCACAACCTTTAACATAACATCCTTTCCTCCCGGGGAGAGAAATTTTGAGTGCCATGGACCTTCGATCCCCCCCCCCCCGGAAGAGATTCTGGTAAGCCTAAGTAGAACCCTTCTCCACCAGTTCCCTCAATTTCTAACTTTGCATCTCTTCTCGCCTACTTCTCGGGATATTCttgtcaaaataaaaacttGATTTCTGATCATTTATCCTCTGTCCCGAAGCAAGATTGTAATTATGGAGAACTTGGACAATTTGATTCAGCTCATCTTCTGATCCCTTATAGTAGAGCATACTATCATCAGCAAATAGTAAATGTGATATCGGGGGAGCCCACCTTTCAAGTCTAAGTCCTGATATCTTTCTCTTGTTTTCCGCCATCTTTGACATCTGAACCAACACTTTGTGCAAATAACAAAGAGGTAAGGGGATAACGGGTCTCCTTGACGTAATCCTCTTGTAGGACATATCTTGCCGCGAGGCTCTCCATTTATGAGTACTTGGTATCGTACTGATGAGACACATCTCATAATGAGACCTCTCCAAGCCGCTGTGAATCCTAAAGCCTTCATCACTTTATCCAGGAATGACCACTCAACCCCATCATAAACTTTGGAGATGTCGGTCTTTATTGCAACAAACTCCGATGCACATTTTTATCTAAATTGAGTGCGTGTAGGAGCTCATGTGCAACGAGAATTTTATCAGAGATCAGCCTTCCTTCTACGAACGCCGCATGGGTTTCTGATATAACCTTTGGTAACACCTTCTTCAACCTTCTAGCCATGAGTTTCGAGATATTTTTGTACGCCGCATTACACAGGCTGATGGGTATGTACTCACTCATTTTTTTGAGAtaattctaaataatatatttttttgtatgtaaccgtatataaaaatgtataattttttgtcaacttttatattgatataaGCCTAATGGGCGATTACAATGATTCAGGCTTTATAAACaatgtcatgtccctgatcctggaaatgatcattaggatcggccatggtgcgaggagacgcaccagtcaggtcatgtgacctaaacacaagggtatcatggcctggaagtaaggttaagggcatcaggaagctaatatatagctaaaccaagaaggagataAGTATAAaagagctgtacaaagtgtatggcagctggacgatgcagtgagcaagctcgaccagctagatgaagtgtagtgcagctcagtgtagctcactgaagagtgtgtcagctccctgagctggatgaactagctcactcagctgggtcagctggggatcagctcaactcagctggactgagtgttcaagtcttgggcagttgggccaagtccggacagtggtcagaccatgtggaccacccgggtgtgccggtgagccagtgggcacttgtggttgaaccaggggcttgggcaaccagcctaggcttctgtgtgacatgtctaggagcagttaggcatgtcatGGACGTCAGGTAACTGCCAtgggcgaacaggtgtgatctggaccattgattaaatcaatggccagaaatgataccgaaagggtgcaacctttggaaaggtgaccattccttttgtataaatacaagggcaagtccgtgcctttgcaggcacgtcagggcttcattcttattcctgaaacacaaagaaaaaccagagaaaacagagagaaagtcggatggcaacatccaaccccaagagtgggatgaaggcagcaaagaggcagttttgatggcaatcaagaggggagttgtgaatgaccctctggtgtgttttgattgatgtttgccacgccatgggcttcctctacatccatACTACACATTCAAATAGCcaggagagaagatggagggccgGAATGCACTTCCAATGGTGGAGACAGCCTTgaaggcagtggtgtgtagaaaggcagtttcatgggaactgaagtgggaagtgatgcacgacccttgggtggtgtttgatcatggatgaacacaccctaggcttcctctacatcatggtaacacacgcaaatggttagaattgaatggagaaggccggactccactcccaaaggcatgtacagccttgaaggtggatgcagtgtagaaactggtttcatggaagttccatggaagggatgatgggtgcgacccatgaatgtatcttatcaatactggaggtatgtgataagacctgattaatacaagtgcaagaggcacaaggccggacctgatcagggaagcacaaggtctagcaagatcaagtatgaggtaacatgtgttgattacttatttttatggttatgtttatgtctgtgttgtgtctcttggggtgggatcaaggccaggcatggcacgccccttgaggaatgtatattgtgatgtgtcttaggaatccaagaccctggacaaaggggcggatcataactgatctaactcatccatgtgggatgatggttagatgatgttcattggatagtgatcaatgatggatcatggtttggtgttgggtttgatcatggtgtgaaccatgagtccgacccactgatgagacacatgggagtcctagagacagaggaaccatgtggagtgtaaggtccaattcgtttggatccaacagcaagcaaaggagaggagtaaggctggtacttgttggtatggaccacaagtattgtgctggtgtgtttatacaaggaaggctgtgtgtgatctgatcatgggcaaggatggacgacctgatccatggatgatggatcaaggtgtctgatctgattgatcaaaggatgcaccagtggtaagagcaacactaatcaggttcagtgggacatagttccatggccggttaggtatgtgtgaagactcatcagttctgagtcatgtggggtggttggttgattgactcaggaactggtgggcattattaatcctattatatgttgatcagacgtggaggtactgaaccatggagtggccggttcagagaaatctctccatggccttggttgggcaggtaagtggagatctgatagttcctgagggaattgttaggatccgacttcaaatatctcttaatgggtatttatcatgaattatcatggtgagagattagttttatctcattgatttagaggtggtcagttatggccatatgggctgttcatgggcgagatcagtatgatcgaggccagttctgagaaatctgacttgaccattctcttagttatgaattatcatgatttatcatgaattttaattagtttttggagcatgtttgcttgaggttgattttgcagctgaagacttcccaaaggtacttggtttgtggggatggttggttgaatgactaagtacctaaggggagagtttatacaggtataatgaggagttggacgagtggatggggagctaggcaaagctacctcgcagctcgatcagctggaagagagttgggaacctcaagtgaagtggttcagttcagctagctgaatgagctagctagacagctaaggcagctgagacaaagagctatcaagctctgtggatgtggcaaaggtatgatctagcaaacattgcatagatctagatagaacggttaggggaatggaacctcagttattgtatgacttggattaggttcaggatcaaccttggagctggtagtagttgtgtctactgatcatggctaaggtgattcgacctgacaagtattagattggttttagaccaatggttgatagataatattccgctgtgcataagttgaaaggatctaagctagggaatgactaaggtagtcttaagctaaggtctaagatagacttcgccttaggcgaaagtatagttaaagatcgaaaaattgagtggttcggtcagggtatggaccgagcgacgtgaggcatcgaccgcggcctagccgggggtttgggtcttacaagttggtatcaagagcatgcttgattctaggatcgttgggttgtggttgtccacccatgcatccggacaagtGGATGCTGATAGTGATTaaatccaccagttttattgttgactcagctagaggaagttaacaatgaagctggagtgactgtaagtcagctcaaccctactgaggttctagtgggggagagctgagctgcagctggaaggggaagttgaatcctcttgtgatgtaAACCGGGCTGActccaaacaattgttgcaaacaatgagaggactaaccggttgattgggcagctgttttggcagctaatgatcaagctgggctagtagctgaggtggtctagattgatccatcagctagggcagcttggttagtggactacctgagggtgctggagcacataaagctcagatgagaacaaagtatttctcaggtagtgtggatccttttgaggcagatgagtggaggttctgatgggggtaacttcagctcaactcactgctcaaaagtattgtgttccaaaccgatattatttctggaaactgagatgaccatggaaccttactaggtgaggccaagagggagctgaggcaagatagggtatcatgcttgtgaacgggaaagttccNNNNNNNNNNNNNNNNNNNNNNNNNNNNNNNNNNNNNNNNNNNNNNNNNNNNNNNNNNNNNNNNNNNNNNNNNNNNNNNNNNNNNNNNNNNNNNNNNNNNagtggacaggaccggaatgtgatcgagttctttaaagacttgactgatacatcgagtgtcttggagattgggtaaatctactaagactcgagtatgcagtaagttcttaggactaaaaatatctagtcatggactaggctCAGAGAATAATTGACTTGGTATTACTAGACTGCAACTTGGAAAGTTGAGTtcagtgacacaagtctgttatGGTGTGATATGTATAAGGCAAAGACCACTTGGTTCGGATTCTATTGTGTtccgtccaagtgggggagacttgttcatACATTGATCAAAAAGGTGATCGGTGAAAATgaacaaggatgatgatgcaaaGAGTTTGGTGGAACCTTTGGCATAAAACAAGATGACagcaccactggatt is a genomic window containing:
- the LOC108810882 gene encoding putative polyol transporter 1 codes for the protein MNSSGIEKGVVSEEVEPPRGNRSRFAFACAILASMTSIILGYDIGVMSGAAIFIKDDLKLSDVQLEILMGILNIYSLVGSGAAGRTSDWIGRRYTIVLAGAFFFCGALLMGFATNYPFIMVGRFVAGIGVGYAMMIAPVYTAEVAPASSRGFLSSFPEIFINIGILLGYVSNYFFSKLPEHLGWRLMLGIGAIPAVCLAIGVLAMPESPRWLVLQGRLGNAFKVLDKISNTKEEAISRLNDIKRAAGIPEDMTDDVIVVPNRKSAGKGVWKDLIVRPTPAVRHILIACLGIHFSQQASGIDAVVLYSPTIFLKAGLKSKNDQLLATVAVGVVKTLFIVVGTCVVDRFGRRALLLTSMGGMFLSLSALGTSLTVIDRNPGQTIKWAIGLSVTTVMTFVATFSIGAGPVTWVYCSEIFPVRLRAQGASLGVMLNRLMSGIIGMTFLSLSKGLTIGGAFLLFAGVAAAAWTFFFTFLPETRGMPLEEMESLFGSYTANKKKNVTKEGKEVVEEH